One window from the genome of Streptococcus halotolerans encodes:
- a CDS encoding NUDIX hydrolase, with amino-acid sequence MVNPTFGHKEDNVVYQNRYGVYAVIPNKEQDKMILVQAPNGAWFLPGGEIEGNEDHFQALERELIEELGFKAQLGDYFGQADEYFYSSHRDTHFYNPAYIYEVTSFEELGNPLEDFNKLAWFPIHEAKAKLKRGSHKWGIEMWEKKHIK; translated from the coding sequence ATGGTAAATCCTACATTCGGCCACAAAGAAGACAATGTTGTCTATCAAAATCGTTATGGCGTTTATGCTGTTATCCCAAATAAAGAGCAGGATAAAATGATTCTGGTTCAAGCACCAAATGGAGCCTGGTTTCTCCCCGGTGGAGAAATAGAAGGAAACGAAGACCATTTTCAAGCGCTCGAACGTGAACTGATCGAAGAACTTGGTTTTAAGGCACAACTTGGAGACTATTTTGGACAAGCTGACGAGTATTTCTACTCTAGCCATCGCGATACACATTTTTACAATCCTGCCTATATCTACGAAGTCACTTCCTTTGAAGAGTTAGGAAATCCTTTGGAAGATTTTAATAAGCTGGCTTGGTTCCCTATCCATGAAGCTAAGGCTAAATTAAAACGTGGTAGTCACAAATGGGGCATTGAAATGTGGGAAAAAAAACATATTAAATAA
- a CDS encoding DUF1827 family protein, protein MRLINVTSSHPTLVKNQLRNTDATLVEVYSAGNTDVIFSQAPKHYEILISNKYRAIKDSELEAIREFFLKRKIDKTIVLKEQLRTSHTENLINISIPTTV, encoded by the coding sequence ATGAGACTTATCAATGTGACAAGCAGCCACCCTACACTCGTTAAAAACCAACTCCGAAACACTGATGCAACTTTAGTCGAAGTCTACTCTGCAGGTAACACTGACGTTATCTTTTCGCAAGCACCAAAACACTATGAAATCCTCATTTCAAACAAATACCGTGCTATCAAAGATTCTGAATTAGAAGCTATCCGAGAATTCTTCCTTAAACGCAAAATAGATAAAACTATTGTTTTGAAAGAACAATTGAGAACATCACACACTGAAAATCTCATTAATATCTCTATTCCAACAACTGTTTAA
- a CDS encoding ECF transporter S component yields the protein MSARQVTISALFMAVTIILSARFLSIPVPGGHFYINGIVIFLVGLLFPPLEAMVVAGIGSFLGDFFFYPTPMFVTLVTHSLQVAVISVVVGPKETKATKKRVLLAMSLGAMVDIIGYGLGRAFLYANLQYAMMKLPFDVLAAVLSILVVYCLYFRTSIVKDFQAYWNLR from the coding sequence ATGTCAGCAAGACAAGTCACAATTTCAGCTCTTTTTATGGCGGTGACCATTATTTTGAGTGCTCGTTTCTTATCGATTCCTGTACCGGGAGGACATTTTTATATCAATGGTATTGTTATTTTTTTAGTAGGGCTCTTATTTCCACCTCTGGAAGCGATGGTGGTTGCGGGGATTGGTTCGTTTTTAGGAGATTTCTTCTTTTATCCGACACCCATGTTTGTCACGCTTGTAACGCATAGTTTACAAGTAGCTGTCATATCAGTTGTTGTTGGGCCAAAGGAGACGAAGGCTACCAAAAAGCGCGTTTTGTTGGCGATGTCTCTAGGGGCAATGGTTGATATTATTGGTTATGGACTAGGTAGAGCTTTTCTTTATGCCAATCTTCAATATGCGATGATGAAATTACCCTTTGATGTGTTGGCGGCTGTTCTCTCGATCTTGGTTGTTTATTGTCTTTATTTTAGAACATCAATTGTTAAGGATTTTCAGGCTTACTGGAACCTCCGATAA